The sequence below is a genomic window from Brevibacillus laterosporus.
ACCGATCCCGTGGGCCAACAGGATTAGAAATCGTACGGATTTCCAAAACGGGAATTTCGAATTGCTGAGCGGCTGTAGCGACTCCATATCCCTCCATTGCTTCGGCAGTCGCTCCTGTTACTCGGCTGGCTATAGCAGTGGCTGTCTCGGCACTACCTGTTACAGTTGAGACGGTGAGAACAGAGCCTGTATGAGCTGGCAAGCCAGATACCTGCAATGCTTCTGCTACACGGTTTACCAAAGTAATGTCTACAGGGATTCTAGCAGAACCAAACCCTAGTTCGTCCAGACTAAGAAATCCATCGGGGGTCTCGGCACCCAAATCGGCAGCCAAGATTTCGGTTGCTACCACTACGGAGGCCACATCTGCTTTGCCTACAAAGCCACCAGCAATACCAGCGCAGATGACTAAATCATACTTGGTTGTTGCCAAGATACGTGCTGTACTAGCGGCTGCAAAGGCTACACCAACGCCACCTATCAGAACGTCGAAGCCCTCTGCACCGTTTAAACCACGGATTACCGCTTCTTGTTCGGCTGATACAGAAGTGACGATGAGGATGCGTTTGTATGATAGAGGGGATGGCTTGTTCGAGTTTATAAATGAACCCGAAGAGATTTCTACATGTTTATCTTGACTCATTGGAACAATCTCCTTTACTTGTAAACCATAACGTGAGCTTTTGGATGATTATATACAAATTGATCGTTTCTATGAAAGAAGAGGTAAGAAAGGAGAATAAAAGCTTCTACTCTCAATTATACAGGATGAATGGGCGGGCAAGACACTTTGCTAGGTCAATAAGGCATAAAAAAGGACCCCGATCGTATCTATCGGAGTCCATTGTAACCTATCACTATCTACATCTAAAAAATACTCAAATCCCATTGCTGAGCCATTTCCTTCAGCAATAGGGAACCAGCAACGCTATTGCCAACATCATCAATGGCAGGACTAAAAATTCCAATCCCACAACCATCGGAAAAAGGTAAATCACGGGAACGATAGCGTGGTGGTACAGCGGTGAGGATACCTCCAGATACGCCACTTTTCGTCGGAACACCAACAAAGGCAGCGAATTTTCCAGATGCATTATACATTCCGCATGTTAGCATTAAGGACTTAGTGAAACGAGCTACGTCCTTAGGGATAACCTGTTCCTGACGAATCGGATGGTAGCCGTCTAGAGCCAAGATTAAGCCGATCAGGGCGGTATCCTTGGTTGTTACCTCTAGGGCACACTGTTTTAAATATACCTCTAGCGCACCCTCCACATCTCCATCTAGGAATCCAATATCTTTAAGATAATAAGCCAAGGCGCGATTACGATGAGCGGTATGCCATTCTGACTCGTAGACCTCTTCATTGAGCACGGGTGCTGTACCAATTAGCTGGACAAACAGGTTGTTGAGCGAATTCATTTTTTGTGTAACAGAATCACCAGCTAGCATGGAAGATACTGTAATGGCTCCTGCATTGATCATCGGGTTGTAGGGACGACCTGGTTTGCTCATTTCTAGTCGAATAATAGAATTAAAAGCATCACCAGTAGGCTCTGCATCAACTCGTTGCAATACATGAGGAATTCCATACTCCATACATACCGCGATGAGGCTGAGTACTTTAGAGATGCTTTGCAACGTGAACGGTGCTTCACAATCACCGGCAGTAATCATAGTTCCATCTGTGCCAATCACGGTAACGCCTAGCTGCTGTGAATTCATATCGCGTAGTGCAGGTATATAGTCGGCGCACTTCCCTTGGGAAGTTGCTTCCTGAAATTGTTCAATCCAATGTAACAATTGAGAGGATATTTGCTGATGTTGTTCGGTTTCTGACGGTGCCAAGATACTTGGGCTCATCTGAGATGCACCCCTTTCACAATAAAAATAGCTTGGATAACATACCCAGACAAGTGTACTGCCTTGTAGTATGATCCAGATTCCCATGTTCATATGAATTGCCGTGGGAGTCGTCAGCTCAACTTGTCATGGAACTCTATTTTAAAGTCATAGGGGCGTAACGGCAAGTAAATTTCCAGTAAAAAGATTTATGTCTTTCTCAAGAGAGTAGAGAAGCTAGAAAAAAGTAAAAAAAGCCACCTGTGTAGGCGGCCGTTATGGTTTCCATATTGTATTTGTCCAACATGACTTCATGTCGGTGGTTTTATAACCTTATTCGAATTCTTTCTCCCTAAAGACATTTCATCTGGGAAAAGATAGATATAGCGTTTTTGAACCTCAAAACAACGAAAGCCCTACCTCTCTTCCGTCCTTACGGCTCCGATGACCGTGCCAGTGTGAATCGGGTAAATCAAAAAGCTTGCCTGTAAAATGAATTGCTTCTTCTTTGGAAAAATAGTTTTTGGACGTGAGATTTGAAAAACAGGTGAGAGTAATTCATTTCGAGGAAAAAAGAATTGGTTGGGTGAAGGTAAAAAATCATCTTAATATGAAAAACACAATATTAATCATAACATGTTGGGCAATAAAAAGCAAATTTCCTTTGAAAGATGAAAAATTTTATATGCATAT
It includes:
- a CDS encoding glutaminase, which translates into the protein MSPSILAPSETEQHQQISSQLLHWIEQFQEATSQGKCADYIPALRDMNSQQLGVTVIGTDGTMITAGDCEAPFTLQSISKVLSLIAVCMEYGIPHVLQRVDAEPTGDAFNSIIRLEMSKPGRPYNPMINAGAITVSSMLAGDSVTQKMNSLNNLFVQLIGTAPVLNEEVYESEWHTAHRNRALAYYLKDIGFLDGDVEGALEVYLKQCALEVTTKDTALIGLILALDGYHPIRQEQVIPKDVARFTKSLMLTCGMYNASGKFAAFVGVPTKSGVSGGILTAVPPRYRSRDLPFSDGCGIGIFSPAIDDVGNSVAGSLLLKEMAQQWDLSIF
- a CDS encoding futalosine hydrolase, producing MSQDKHVEISSGSFINSNKPSPLSYKRILIVTSVSAEQEAVIRGLNGAEGFDVLIGGVGVAFAAASTARILATTKYDLVICAGIAGGFVGKADVASVVVATEILAADLGAETPDGFLSLDELGFGSARIPVDITLVNRVAEALQVSGLPAHTGSVLTVSTVTGSAETATAIASRVTGATAEAMEGYGVATAAQQFEIPVLEIRTISNPVGPRDRSAWRIKEALESLEKVSSVLVEVLR